The following coding sequences lie in one Phalacrocorax carbo chromosome 3, bPhaCar2.1, whole genome shotgun sequence genomic window:
- the SANBR gene encoding SANT and BTB domain regulator of class switch recombination isoform X3, with protein sequence MSRGFSENNNLLYDNNQMVLDMILCSLIGVPHPINWDSVARLVPGYTSKECAKRFDELKSSGSSPVDNQYNSLMAAGGSPVETLATYIKSSLLDTQTEFQDPAIGQDSITITGRPSTTSTRNCSSESEKGPVQKGGESSNESQGPNMVIHVCDEAKNLKEDFVCPRDLLISEMKYFAEYLSVDAQRWEEVDISVHCDVHIFDWLIRYVKRNTKDSEANEMPTLEPSNVISILISSEFLKMDSLVEKCINYCHKNMNAIVATPCNMNCINANLVTHIADLFTHNELEELKDKRDKFKSKLFCKKIERLFDPEYVNPDSRGNATTLYRCCLCKKLLTKETERRIPCVPGKINIDQYGNIVYVHIRDKTWEVHEYLIGLHEELKSWRDVYWRLWGTVNWLTCSKCNQTFLCTEFSHCQYHSQPVLYPGVASALGSTGTGVYPCCNQKVLRFDPTTLPKGCKVRDHTVDLPSGNEDRDALPSESTKILNDLLHHRDVIVVPFTKDENSDSGIGLCDEKGIECDVLVEPNTPWGPKTGEINAFLSLKNWTLQLKQQSLLSEEEEYTTGSEVTEDEVGDEEEVCRKPGRKEKLKKSYKHPKRVVSSPSVQKKDKPSDKSSSRDASPFVVSMQQNKWDASRSLRFNQDAQREDDQRRMSEITGHLIKMRLGDLDRVKSKDSKEYAGGIYSRLEAQIKASAQVNARQNNAEKNARSKSRFGQGRPM encoded by the exons ATGAGTCGtggattttcagaaaacaataaCCTTCTGTACGACAACAATCAAATGGTTTTGGATATGATCCTGTGTTCCCTAATCGGTGTTCCTCATCCTATCAACTGGGATAGTGTGGCAAGGCTAGTTCCAGGATATACATCCAAAGAG TGTGCAAAAAGGTTTGATGAACTAAAAAGCAGTGGAAGTTCACCTGTTGACAACCAGTATAATTCCCTGATGGCTGCTGGTGGGAGTCCTGTGGAAACTTTAGCTACGTACATCAAATCCTCCTTGCTCGATACACAGACAGAGTTTCAGGATCCTGCTATTGGGCAGGATTCCATTACTATAACTG GAAGACCCAGCACAACCTCCACAAGGAATTGTTCTTCAGAATCTGAGAAAGGTCCTGTGCAGAAAGGTGGAGAAAGCAGCAATGAAAGCCAGGG gcCAAACATGGTGATCCATGTGTGCGATGAAGCTAAAAATCTCAAAGAAGATTTTGTTTGTCCTCGAGACCTTTTGATTTCGGAAATGAAATACTTTGCTGAATATCTGTCAGTGGATGCCCAGCGCTGGGAAGAGGTGGACATTTCAGTGCACTGTGACGTTCACATCTTTGACTGGTTGATAAGATATGTTAAAAGGAACACTAAAGATTCTGAAGCTAATGAAATGCCTACTCTAG AACCATCAAATGTCATATcaattcttatttcttctgagTTTTTGAAGATGGACTCATTA gtagaaaaatgcattaattattGTCACAAAAATATGAATGCTATTGTAGCCACGCCCTGTAACATGAATTGTATCAATGCTAATCTTGTCACGCACATTGCTGATCTCTTCACACACAATGAATTGGAAGAGTTGAAGGACAAAAGGGACAAATTTAAGAG TAAACTTTTCTGCAAGAAGATTGAGAGACTGTTTGATCCAGAGTACGTAAATCCAGATTCTCGAGGAAATGCAACAACATTATACAG GTGTTGTTTATGTAAAAAGCTACTAACTAAAGAAACCGAAAGAAGAATTCCTTGTGTACCAGGAAAAATCAACATAGATCAATATGGGAATATTGTCTATGTTCATATAAG agaCAAAACCTGGGAAGTCCACGAGTACCTAATTGGCCTTCATGAGGAATTGAAATCTTGGCGGGATGTTTACTGGCGTCTTTGGGGGACGGTCAATTGGTTGACCTGCTCAAAATGTAACCAG ACTTTCCTGTGTACTGAATTCTCCCATTGCCAGTACCATTCGCAGCCGGTTCTTTATCCAGGTGTAGCAAGTGCTCTGGGCTCGACTGGGACAGGAGTATATCCCTGTTGTAACCAAAAAGTACTTCGATTTGATCCTACAACCCTCCCAAAG GGCTGCAAAGTGAGGGATCACACGGTTGATTTACCTTCAGGAAATGAAGATAGAGATGCTTTGCCATCTGAGAGTACTAAAATATTGAATGATCTGCTTCATCATAGAGATGTTATTGTTGTTCCTTTCACTAAGGATGAGAATAG TGATTCTGGTATTGGGCTCTGTGATGAAAAAGGCATTGAATGTGATGTGCTTGTAGAACCAAATACGCCGTGGGGTCCCAAAACTGGAGAAATCAATGCT tttctttctctgaagaacTGGACTTTGCAGCTg AAACAGCAGTCATTGTTATCTGAAGAAGAGGAGTATACCACTGGCTCAGAGGTCACTGAGGATGAAGTGGGGGATGAAGAAGAAGTATGCAGGAAACCAG gaagaaaggagaaactaAAGAAATCCTACAAGCACCCAAAGAGAGTAGTTTCTTCACCTAGTGTTCAGAAAAAGGATAAGCCATCTGACAAG TCAAGTTCCCGAGATGCATCTCCATTCGT TGTGAGTATGCAGCAGAACAAATGGGATGCCTCCAGGTCACTAAGATTCAACCAAGATGCTCAAAGAGAAGATG ATCAGAGGAGAATGTCTGAGATTACAGGGCACTTAATAAAAATGAGACTGGGAGACCTTGATCGAGTCAAgtcaaaagacagcaaagaa TACGCAGGAGGCATTTATTCTAGACTTGAAGCTCAGATAAAAGCCTCAGCACAGGTCAATGCACGACAAAACAATGCTGAGAAGAATGCCAg GTCAAAATCCCGTTTTGGTCAAGGCCGTCCAATGTAA
- the SANBR gene encoding SANT and BTB domain regulator of class switch recombination isoform X2, protein MSRGFSENNNLLYDNNQMVLDMILCSLIGVPHPINWDSVARLVPGYTSKECAKRFDELKSSGSSPVDNQYNSLMAAGGSPVETLATYIKSSLLDTQTEFQDPAIGQDSITITGRPSTTSTRNCSSESEKGPVQKGGESSNESQGPNMVIHVCDEAKNLKEDFVCPRDLLISEMKYFAEYLSVDAQRWEEVDISVHCDVHIFDWLIRYVKRNTKDSEANEMPTLEPSNVISILISSEFLKMDSLVEKCINYCHKNMNAIVATPCNMNCINANLVTHIADLFTHNELEELKDKRDKFKSKLFCKKIERLFDPEYVNPDSRGNATTLYRCCLCKKLLTKETERRIPCVPGKINIDQYGNIVYVHIRDKTWEVHEYLIGLHEELKSWRDVYWRLWGTVNWLTCSKCNQTFLCTEFSHCQYHSQPVLYPGVASALGSTGTGVYPCCNQKVLRFDPTTLPKGCKVRDHTVDLPSGNEDRDALPSESTKILNDLLHHRDVIVVPFTKDENSDSGIGLCDEKGIECDVLVEPNTPWGPKTGEINAFLSLKNWTLQLKQQSLLSEEEEYTTGSEVTEDEVGDEEEVCRKPAGRKEKLKKSYKHPKRVVSSPSVQKKDKPSDKSSSRDASPFVVSMQQNKWDASRSLRFNQDAQREDDQRRMSEITGHLIKMRLGDLDRVKSKDSKEYAGGIYSRLEAQIKASAQVNARQNNAEKNARSKSRFGQGRPM, encoded by the exons ATGAGTCGtggattttcagaaaacaataaCCTTCTGTACGACAACAATCAAATGGTTTTGGATATGATCCTGTGTTCCCTAATCGGTGTTCCTCATCCTATCAACTGGGATAGTGTGGCAAGGCTAGTTCCAGGATATACATCCAAAGAG TGTGCAAAAAGGTTTGATGAACTAAAAAGCAGTGGAAGTTCACCTGTTGACAACCAGTATAATTCCCTGATGGCTGCTGGTGGGAGTCCTGTGGAAACTTTAGCTACGTACATCAAATCCTCCTTGCTCGATACACAGACAGAGTTTCAGGATCCTGCTATTGGGCAGGATTCCATTACTATAACTG GAAGACCCAGCACAACCTCCACAAGGAATTGTTCTTCAGAATCTGAGAAAGGTCCTGTGCAGAAAGGTGGAGAAAGCAGCAATGAAAGCCAGGG gcCAAACATGGTGATCCATGTGTGCGATGAAGCTAAAAATCTCAAAGAAGATTTTGTTTGTCCTCGAGACCTTTTGATTTCGGAAATGAAATACTTTGCTGAATATCTGTCAGTGGATGCCCAGCGCTGGGAAGAGGTGGACATTTCAGTGCACTGTGACGTTCACATCTTTGACTGGTTGATAAGATATGTTAAAAGGAACACTAAAGATTCTGAAGCTAATGAAATGCCTACTCTAG AACCATCAAATGTCATATcaattcttatttcttctgagTTTTTGAAGATGGACTCATTA gtagaaaaatgcattaattattGTCACAAAAATATGAATGCTATTGTAGCCACGCCCTGTAACATGAATTGTATCAATGCTAATCTTGTCACGCACATTGCTGATCTCTTCACACACAATGAATTGGAAGAGTTGAAGGACAAAAGGGACAAATTTAAGAG TAAACTTTTCTGCAAGAAGATTGAGAGACTGTTTGATCCAGAGTACGTAAATCCAGATTCTCGAGGAAATGCAACAACATTATACAG GTGTTGTTTATGTAAAAAGCTACTAACTAAAGAAACCGAAAGAAGAATTCCTTGTGTACCAGGAAAAATCAACATAGATCAATATGGGAATATTGTCTATGTTCATATAAG agaCAAAACCTGGGAAGTCCACGAGTACCTAATTGGCCTTCATGAGGAATTGAAATCTTGGCGGGATGTTTACTGGCGTCTTTGGGGGACGGTCAATTGGTTGACCTGCTCAAAATGTAACCAG ACTTTCCTGTGTACTGAATTCTCCCATTGCCAGTACCATTCGCAGCCGGTTCTTTATCCAGGTGTAGCAAGTGCTCTGGGCTCGACTGGGACAGGAGTATATCCCTGTTGTAACCAAAAAGTACTTCGATTTGATCCTACAACCCTCCCAAAG GGCTGCAAAGTGAGGGATCACACGGTTGATTTACCTTCAGGAAATGAAGATAGAGATGCTTTGCCATCTGAGAGTACTAAAATATTGAATGATCTGCTTCATCATAGAGATGTTATTGTTGTTCCTTTCACTAAGGATGAGAATAG TGATTCTGGTATTGGGCTCTGTGATGAAAAAGGCATTGAATGTGATGTGCTTGTAGAACCAAATACGCCGTGGGGTCCCAAAACTGGAGAAATCAATGCT tttctttctctgaagaacTGGACTTTGCAGCTg AAACAGCAGTCATTGTTATCTGAAGAAGAGGAGTATACCACTGGCTCAGAGGTCACTGAGGATGAAGTGGGGGATGAAGAAGAAGTATGCAGGAAACCAG caggaagaaaggagaaactaAAGAAATCCTACAAGCACCCAAAGAGAGTAGTTTCTTCACCTAGTGTTCAGAAAAAGGATAAGCCATCTGACAAG TCAAGTTCCCGAGATGCATCTCCATTCGT TGTGAGTATGCAGCAGAACAAATGGGATGCCTCCAGGTCACTAAGATTCAACCAAGATGCTCAAAGAGAAGATG ATCAGAGGAGAATGTCTGAGATTACAGGGCACTTAATAAAAATGAGACTGGGAGACCTTGATCGAGTCAAgtcaaaagacagcaaagaa TACGCAGGAGGCATTTATTCTAGACTTGAAGCTCAGATAAAAGCCTCAGCACAGGTCAATGCACGACAAAACAATGCTGAGAAGAATGCCAg GTCAAAATCCCGTTTTGGTCAAGGCCGTCCAATGTAA
- the SANBR gene encoding SANT and BTB domain regulator of class switch recombination isoform X1, whose protein sequence is MSRGFSENNNLLYDNNQMVLDMILCSLIGVPHPINWDSVARLVPGYTSKECAKRFDELKSSGSSPVDNQYNSLMAAGGSPVETLATYIKSSLLDTQTEFQDPAIGQDSITITGRPSTTSTRNCSSESEKGPVQKGGESSNESQGPNMVIHVCDEAKNLKEDFVCPRDLLISEMKYFAEYLSVDAQRWEEVDISVHCDVHIFDWLIRYVKRNTKDSEANEMPTLEPSNVISILISSEFLKMDSLVEKCINYCHKNMNAIVATPCNMNCINANLVTHIADLFTHNELEELKDKRDKFKSKLFCKKIERLFDPEYVNPDSRGNATTLYRYSRLFITSSVARTVPVFQSPALTPVLSFFSSFFLQSRCCLCKKLLTKETERRIPCVPGKINIDQYGNIVYVHIRDKTWEVHEYLIGLHEELKSWRDVYWRLWGTVNWLTCSKCNQTFLCTEFSHCQYHSQPVLYPGVASALGSTGTGVYPCCNQKVLRFDPTTLPKGCKVRDHTVDLPSGNEDRDALPSESTKILNDLLHHRDVIVVPFTKDENSDSGIGLCDEKGIECDVLVEPNTPWGPKTGEINAFLSLKNWTLQLKQQSLLSEEEEYTTGSEVTEDEVGDEEEVCRKPGRKEKLKKSYKHPKRVVSSPSVQKKDKPSDKSSSRDASPFVVSMQQNKWDASRSLRFNQDAQREDDQRRMSEITGHLIKMRLGDLDRVKSKDSKEYAGGIYSRLEAQIKASAQVNARQNNAEKNARSKSRFGQGRPM, encoded by the exons ATGAGTCGtggattttcagaaaacaataaCCTTCTGTACGACAACAATCAAATGGTTTTGGATATGATCCTGTGTTCCCTAATCGGTGTTCCTCATCCTATCAACTGGGATAGTGTGGCAAGGCTAGTTCCAGGATATACATCCAAAGAG TGTGCAAAAAGGTTTGATGAACTAAAAAGCAGTGGAAGTTCACCTGTTGACAACCAGTATAATTCCCTGATGGCTGCTGGTGGGAGTCCTGTGGAAACTTTAGCTACGTACATCAAATCCTCCTTGCTCGATACACAGACAGAGTTTCAGGATCCTGCTATTGGGCAGGATTCCATTACTATAACTG GAAGACCCAGCACAACCTCCACAAGGAATTGTTCTTCAGAATCTGAGAAAGGTCCTGTGCAGAAAGGTGGAGAAAGCAGCAATGAAAGCCAGGG gcCAAACATGGTGATCCATGTGTGCGATGAAGCTAAAAATCTCAAAGAAGATTTTGTTTGTCCTCGAGACCTTTTGATTTCGGAAATGAAATACTTTGCTGAATATCTGTCAGTGGATGCCCAGCGCTGGGAAGAGGTGGACATTTCAGTGCACTGTGACGTTCACATCTTTGACTGGTTGATAAGATATGTTAAAAGGAACACTAAAGATTCTGAAGCTAATGAAATGCCTACTCTAG AACCATCAAATGTCATATcaattcttatttcttctgagTTTTTGAAGATGGACTCATTA gtagaaaaatgcattaattattGTCACAAAAATATGAATGCTATTGTAGCCACGCCCTGTAACATGAATTGTATCAATGCTAATCTTGTCACGCACATTGCTGATCTCTTCACACACAATGAATTGGAAGAGTTGAAGGACAAAAGGGACAAATTTAAGAG TAAACTTTTCTGCAAGAAGATTGAGAGACTGTTTGATCCAGAGTACGTAAATCCAGATTCTCGAGGAAATGCAACAACATTATACAGGTACAGTCGtctttttattacttcttcAGTTGCAAGGACAGTCCCTGTGTTTCAAAGTCCTGCTCTTACTCcagtactttcttttttctcttctttttttcttcaatctAGGTGTTGTTTATGTAAAAAGCTACTAACTAAAGAAACCGAAAGAAGAATTCCTTGTGTACCAGGAAAAATCAACATAGATCAATATGGGAATATTGTCTATGTTCATATAAG agaCAAAACCTGGGAAGTCCACGAGTACCTAATTGGCCTTCATGAGGAATTGAAATCTTGGCGGGATGTTTACTGGCGTCTTTGGGGGACGGTCAATTGGTTGACCTGCTCAAAATGTAACCAG ACTTTCCTGTGTACTGAATTCTCCCATTGCCAGTACCATTCGCAGCCGGTTCTTTATCCAGGTGTAGCAAGTGCTCTGGGCTCGACTGGGACAGGAGTATATCCCTGTTGTAACCAAAAAGTACTTCGATTTGATCCTACAACCCTCCCAAAG GGCTGCAAAGTGAGGGATCACACGGTTGATTTACCTTCAGGAAATGAAGATAGAGATGCTTTGCCATCTGAGAGTACTAAAATATTGAATGATCTGCTTCATCATAGAGATGTTATTGTTGTTCCTTTCACTAAGGATGAGAATAG TGATTCTGGTATTGGGCTCTGTGATGAAAAAGGCATTGAATGTGATGTGCTTGTAGAACCAAATACGCCGTGGGGTCCCAAAACTGGAGAAATCAATGCT tttctttctctgaagaacTGGACTTTGCAGCTg AAACAGCAGTCATTGTTATCTGAAGAAGAGGAGTATACCACTGGCTCAGAGGTCACTGAGGATGAAGTGGGGGATGAAGAAGAAGTATGCAGGAAACCAG gaagaaaggagaaactaAAGAAATCCTACAAGCACCCAAAGAGAGTAGTTTCTTCACCTAGTGTTCAGAAAAAGGATAAGCCATCTGACAAG TCAAGTTCCCGAGATGCATCTCCATTCGT TGTGAGTATGCAGCAGAACAAATGGGATGCCTCCAGGTCACTAAGATTCAACCAAGATGCTCAAAGAGAAGATG ATCAGAGGAGAATGTCTGAGATTACAGGGCACTTAATAAAAATGAGACTGGGAGACCTTGATCGAGTCAAgtcaaaagacagcaaagaa TACGCAGGAGGCATTTATTCTAGACTTGAAGCTCAGATAAAAGCCTCAGCACAGGTCAATGCACGACAAAACAATGCTGAGAAGAATGCCAg GTCAAAATCCCGTTTTGGTCAAGGCCGTCCAATGTAA